The Cloacibacillus sp. An23 region GCTACGTAGGCACATCGTTTGAAAAATGGCTCAGCCAATGGCCCGACAAATACCATGTCGACACCATAGACATGATAGACGGGACGTGGAGAGAAAAATCCTTCAAAGGGTATGATGCTGTATTCCACGTCGCCGGAATCGCGCACGTCTCAGCAGATCCTTCTAAAAAAGACCTGTACTACAGAATAAACAGAGACCTCGCCATAGAAACAGCGCAGAAAGCTAAGGCAGACGGCGCGAGACAGTTCGTTTTTATGAGCTCCATGATAATCTACGGAGCCGACGACCCCGTAGGCAAAGAAAAAATAATAACAAAAGACACCAAGCCGGCGCCGGCAGACTTCTACGGGGACAGCAAACTCCATGCCGACCTTGCCA contains the following coding sequences:
- a CDS encoding NAD-dependent epimerase/dehydratase family protein, which codes for MKNILITGAGSYVGTSFEKWLSQWPDKYHVDTIDMIDGTWREKSFKGYDAVFHVAGIAHVSADPSKKDLYYRINRDLAIETAQKAKADGARQFVFMSSMIIYGADDPVGKEKIITKDTKPAPADFYGDSKLHADLAIQKLADDNFIVSIMRPPVIYGPGCKGNFPKLLKLAKYAFIFPAIDNRRSMIYIDNFCECVRQIIDAARGGIFFPQNEEYVSTK